In Anaerobacillus isosaccharinicus, one genomic interval encodes:
- a CDS encoding transposase — protein MKPTLIPHISYQNFVLDQLNTHYSGGILTLVRKDWTIISKLWITDLSFTTTWLHDLYSVKGPEPRDPASMLRSYLLCLLTSPTLSITEWVNQLHRVPLYTILSGFEPGDVPGVGTFYDFFRRLSGFEKANVKPFIKLKRKKKQKKKPKKGEKATPRNPGIIRKLVDRHLRHGSKQKQLPGDQLYAFFQSQFLEVSARLGLLGDPHSLGVVGDGTPVETASYPRSKPICDCSAQGLTNCTHPRRYSQPDIDSGWDSSRERYFNGYHLYMISTSDSRFDLPLYPRLHPASRHDSVSLVVSSIEFSQRYTLGTIDKILLDAAHDAEPIYELLDHHNVEPFIDLNVRTKKNFSTQSDIQISPLGVPICPIGMEMKPNGFDKSQNRQKWRCPLACGTKNTCSTPCSKAKYGRTFHTFKQDNLRLFTKTPRSSEKWKLIYKRRTSVERSNKREKVDYHLESGRHRSTKMWYVRLYSIMMCQHIDAWYSSQKETLNIQEIIFSKSA, from the coding sequence ATGAAACCTACGCTAATACCACATATCTCATATCAAAACTTCGTTTTAGACCAACTAAATACTCATTACTCAGGCGGTATACTGACTCTCGTACGAAAAGATTGGACTATTATCTCAAAGTTATGGATCACGGATCTTTCTTTTACTACTACTTGGCTTCATGATTTATATTCAGTTAAAGGTCCTGAGCCACGTGATCCTGCTTCCATGCTTCGCTCTTATCTTTTGTGTTTATTGACAAGTCCGACCCTGAGTATTACAGAATGGGTGAACCAACTCCATCGTGTTCCTCTTTACACGATCCTTAGCGGCTTTGAACCTGGGGATGTTCCAGGGGTCGGTACTTTTTATGACTTCTTCAGACGGCTATCAGGTTTTGAGAAGGCTAATGTAAAACCTTTTATTAAGCTCAAACGAAAAAAGAAGCAGAAGAAAAAACCGAAAAAGGGTGAAAAAGCAACTCCTAGAAACCCTGGTATTATTAGAAAATTAGTAGATCGTCATTTACGCCATGGTTCAAAACAAAAACAATTGCCGGGAGATCAATTATACGCGTTTTTTCAATCTCAATTTCTTGAGGTTTCAGCGAGATTGGGTTTGCTTGGAGATCCCCATTCCCTTGGTGTTGTTGGAGATGGGACACCTGTGGAAACAGCGAGTTACCCAAGAAGCAAACCTATTTGTGATTGTAGTGCCCAAGGACTAACGAATTGTACTCATCCTCGTCGATATTCTCAACCTGACATCGACTCAGGTTGGGATAGTTCAAGGGAGAGGTACTTCAACGGATATCATCTCTACATGATATCCACTAGCGATAGCCGATTCGACTTACCGCTATATCCACGGCTACATCCTGCTTCCCGGCATGATTCAGTCAGCCTAGTGGTTAGCTCAATTGAATTTTCGCAACGGTACACCTTGGGCACAATTGATAAAATCCTTCTCGATGCCGCACATGATGCAGAACCGATTTACGAATTACTGGACCATCATAATGTGGAACCATTTATTGATCTTAATGTTCGAACAAAGAAAAACTTCAGTACGCAAAGTGATATTCAGATTTCTCCCCTAGGCGTTCCTATTTGTCCAATTGGAATGGAAATGAAACCCAATGGGTTTGACAAATCTCAAAACCGCCAAAAGTGGCGTTGTCCACTAGCTTGCGGAACAAAAAATACATGTTCCACTCCGTGTTCTAAAGCGAAGTATGGCCGGACATTTCATACGTTTAAGCAAGATAATCTTCGTCTGTTCACTAAAACACCGAGGTCTTCTGAAAAGTGGAAACTGATTTATAAACGAAGAACTTCAGTTGAACGTTCGAACAAAAGAGAAAAAGTCGACTATCACTTAGAATCTGGGCGTCATCGCTCTACAAAAATGTGGTATGTCCGCTTATATTCAATCATGATGTGTCAACACATAGATGCTTGGTACAGTAGTCAGAAAGAGACTTTGAACATCCAAGAAATCATCTTTTCTAAGAGCGCCTAG